In the Thalassoglobus sp. JC818 genome, one interval contains:
- a CDS encoding tetratricopeptide repeat protein, with protein sequence MNRIAQLSLTGFLFCAGVGCQSAKLTSFHPGDYLPFSRKDRLEKQEEEDVSKPLISSKTSTQTSSETGDTASTEIRLGQQEIAAWYEDHRDEHIKAARKHFEKALEQQPRNNVDAHHGLAVTADLDKNFAKAEKHYQIALALSPKDSRLLGNLGYSYLLQNRFTDSQRYLERAIEIDPKNGDAIRNLGEVYAQTGRRDLALATYSKIMSPADAAVLINQTPEKQSENSVFDKLMAKSDQPEKKDVTQQILDMRAEQDRQTRQQNQPQQQVVAASNAALPQHPHPSNQLHPILTANEPSLQSKLAAIDREPYSQLESGPVVIDGVTGAPRYGSPPQLARRNSEILQAAHEEGPAGYGNQVVAANLPDARHIPKPTIDQYEAIPSQPIIQQAAYHESSVAIHTDSDLVTDYQDQLRRPWNGTAPASNRPVPSNGMPEAALNSQQHMATNNETLNQQHPIPPTPEPQDSDPFRNASLVAARLGMGLPRSKTSSTKLISVQNSAPKQVPGSNSHWNGSEFSQPERFLPTDVAPLDLKQAHNLSDTNKSMNSSLGQQLPETSVGQTHPLQAATQFGTASRFENPSSNTVIPSPWDQQQSKPSARPTSSVSVADQWNAEKEAFSQQLNQVVEEGSQNRPVHVFESESAQAQMQSPATYGGMTTAGPDHVTPEPYSSRQNSPATLSQSHPLNLKSSSGTERTSNQLSSYKRATSSSTSSGTSPGIRQASYDAVEPTSSASVFANRSSDPSIQTPPPYGMVVTPDPEAGQTPPVHTLHSGQHQLDSTSSGAPATDAPRMRLLPAETSEEATPLIRTPQHSLPKQPAPEDFRPLIRPSSR encoded by the coding sequence ATGAATCGTATTGCGCAACTATCACTGACTGGATTCCTGTTCTGTGCGGGCGTCGGATGCCAGTCTGCGAAACTGACCTCATTCCATCCGGGCGACTACCTTCCCTTCTCACGGAAAGACCGCCTGGAGAAACAGGAAGAAGAGGACGTTTCCAAACCGTTGATCTCATCCAAGACATCGACGCAAACATCTTCAGAAACAGGAGATACAGCGTCGACAGAGATCCGCCTCGGGCAACAGGAAATCGCCGCTTGGTACGAAGACCATCGCGACGAACACATCAAAGCTGCGCGGAAGCACTTTGAGAAAGCTCTCGAACAGCAGCCACGCAACAACGTCGATGCCCATCACGGACTGGCAGTTACTGCCGATCTCGACAAGAACTTCGCAAAAGCGGAAAAACACTATCAGATCGCTCTCGCGCTCTCGCCGAAGGACTCGCGCCTGCTCGGGAATCTCGGCTATTCCTATTTGCTGCAGAATCGATTCACCGACAGTCAGCGGTATCTGGAGCGTGCCATTGAGATCGACCCAAAGAATGGTGACGCCATTCGAAACCTCGGCGAAGTTTACGCCCAAACCGGGCGAAGGGATTTGGCACTCGCCACTTACTCAAAAATCATGAGCCCGGCGGACGCTGCGGTTCTGATCAATCAAACTCCTGAGAAGCAGAGTGAAAACTCCGTCTTCGATAAACTGATGGCGAAATCTGATCAGCCAGAAAAGAAAGACGTCACCCAGCAGATTCTCGACATGCGAGCCGAACAAGATCGGCAAACACGTCAGCAGAACCAACCCCAACAGCAGGTTGTTGCCGCAAGCAATGCCGCACTTCCGCAGCATCCTCATCCGTCGAATCAGTTGCATCCGATCCTGACTGCGAACGAGCCAAGCCTTCAATCAAAGTTGGCAGCGATTGATCGAGAACCTTACTCGCAACTGGAAAGCGGACCAGTCGTCATCGATGGTGTAACAGGTGCCCCTCGATATGGATCTCCGCCACAACTCGCTCGGCGGAATTCCGAGATTCTGCAGGCGGCTCACGAAGAAGGTCCTGCGGGATATGGCAACCAGGTCGTTGCAGCCAACCTGCCTGACGCTCGTCACATCCCAAAGCCAACCATCGACCAATACGAAGCAATTCCTTCACAACCGATCATCCAACAGGCAGCGTATCACGAATCCAGTGTCGCGATTCATACGGACAGCGATCTCGTCACCGACTATCAAGATCAGCTTCGCCGTCCATGGAATGGAACGGCTCCAGCGTCCAATCGTCCGGTTCCATCGAACGGAATGCCAGAGGCAGCGTTGAACAGCCAACAACACATGGCAACCAATAACGAGACGTTGAACCAGCAGCATCCAATTCCGCCGACTCCAGAGCCTCAAGATTCCGATCCGTTTCGAAATGCCAGCCTCGTCGCAGCCCGCCTCGGAATGGGATTACCACGTTCGAAGACATCTTCAACGAAACTGATCAGCGTACAGAACAGTGCTCCGAAACAGGTTCCGGGATCGAACTCGCACTGGAATGGTTCAGAGTTCTCGCAACCAGAACGCTTCCTGCCGACAGACGTTGCCCCGCTTGACCTCAAACAAGCGCACAATTTGAGTGACACGAACAAGTCAATGAACAGTTCACTCGGCCAACAACTGCCGGAGACTTCAGTCGGACAAACGCATCCACTCCAAGCTGCAACACAGTTCGGAACAGCGTCGCGATTCGAAAATCCATCTTCGAACACGGTCATTCCATCTCCGTGGGATCAACAACAATCAAAACCGAGCGCTCGTCCGACCTCTTCAGTTTCCGTGGCTGATCAATGGAATGCTGAGAAAGAGGCCTTCAGCCAACAGCTCAATCAAGTTGTTGAAGAAGGTTCTCAGAACCGACCTGTTCACGTTTTCGAATCAGAGAGCGCGCAGGCACAGATGCAATCCCCAGCGACTTACGGGGGAATGACGACAGCCGGTCCTGACCATGTCACCCCGGAGCCGTATTCGTCACGGCAGAATTCGCCTGCCACGCTCAGTCAAAGTCATCCACTCAACCTGAAGTCTTCATCAGGAACAGAGCGGACATCGAATCAACTCTCCTCATACAAGCGAGCGACGAGTTCCTCAACGTCCAGCGGAACTTCGCCAGGTATTCGACAAGCCAGCTACGATGCAGTCGAACCAACATCGAGTGCCTCAGTATTCGCGAATCGATCGAGTGATCCATCTATTCAAACTCCTCCTCCGTATGGAATGGTCGTCACTCCAGACCCGGAAGCTGGACAAACTCCTCCCGTCCACACACTCCACTCTGGACAACATCAACTCGACTCAACGAGCAGTGGCGCCCCAGCGACAGATGCACCACGCATGCGTCTTCTGCCTGCTGAAACTTCCGAGGAAGCGACTCCATTGATCCGCACGCCTCAACACTCGCTTCCAAAGCAACCTGCTCCGGAAGACTTCCGCCCATTGATTCGACCATCTTCACGATGA
- a CDS encoding TIGR01777 family oxidoreductase produces MMHVFVTGASGLVGGYLCPMLEQSGHKVTWLTRKQPSDPHERQWDPKAESLPREVLEGCDVLVHLAGEGIAEGRWNEAKKKRIRESRVHSTKLLAKALTEQEKTPTAFVVASAIGYYGDRGDEVLTEESNAGSGFLADVCQEWEAAADPAREAGIRTAHIRTGLVLAKEGGALPSMLTPFKFGVGGVIGSGDQYWSWISIEDIARIFQFAVEDESVSGPVNGTAPQPVTNREFTKTLGKVISRPTVLPLPGFAAKIVLGEMAEALILASSRVLPEQADKHEFKFSHPDLEQALQSLKL; encoded by the coding sequence ATGATGCATGTCTTTGTGACTGGAGCGAGTGGACTTGTCGGTGGCTACCTTTGTCCCATGCTGGAACAGTCTGGTCACAAGGTGACGTGGTTAACTCGTAAACAACCGTCCGATCCTCACGAGCGGCAATGGGATCCGAAAGCAGAGAGTCTTCCCCGAGAAGTCCTCGAGGGGTGCGACGTACTTGTTCATCTCGCTGGTGAAGGCATCGCCGAAGGACGTTGGAACGAAGCGAAGAAGAAGCGGATTCGGGAGAGCCGTGTCCACTCCACAAAACTTCTCGCGAAGGCACTCACGGAACAGGAAAAAACTCCGACCGCCTTCGTCGTCGCGAGTGCGATCGGCTACTACGGCGACCGTGGGGACGAAGTCCTCACCGAAGAGAGTAACGCGGGCTCAGGCTTTCTGGCCGATGTCTGTCAGGAATGGGAAGCTGCCGCAGACCCAGCGAGAGAGGCTGGCATTCGCACAGCCCACATTCGCACTGGACTTGTTCTCGCCAAAGAAGGCGGAGCACTACCTTCGATGCTGACTCCCTTCAAATTTGGAGTCGGAGGGGTGATCGGCAGCGGCGATCAGTACTGGAGTTGGATCTCAATTGAAGATATCGCCCGGATCTTTCAATTCGCAGTCGAAGACGAATCAGTCTCTGGCCCGGTCAACGGAACCGCTCCTCAACCTGTCACAAATCGTGAGTTCACCAAAACTTTAGGGAAAGTGATCTCGCGTCCGACCGTCCTGCCGCTCCCCGGGTTCGCTGCCAAGATTGTGCTTGGCGAAATGGCAGAAGCCCTGATTCTAGCGAGTTCGCGAGTCCTTCCGGAACAAGCTGATAAGCACGAGTTCAAGTTCTCGCATCCGGACCTCGAACAAGCTCTCCAGTCATTGAAACTCTGA
- a CDS encoding MFS transporter, translating to MSAPRKAGLFLVFVTVFIDLLGFGIVMPLLPRYGRHFDAEGFPLGMLMASFSAMQFLFAPIWGRISDRIGRRPVLIVGLVGSTVSYALFGLATSLGREGTLLGLSALTWLFLTRIGAGIAGATISTAQAYIADCTGPKDRAKGMALIGAAFGIGFTFGPLIGAAFVSADPVVNLTSEQLRFVESYDFAEVPNVDTVVQEVREIAPLGNDDEALLRSAIEHDPTRINPVPSAAPGYVAAVLSGLALLFAVFRLPESLNPESKPASSHWLDVKQFQTLLKTRSVAVVLLGIFLSTLALAQFESSLSLLTQRLGVSPRYNFYVFAYIGLILTLSQGILVRRLVPKVGEYKMALIGAVLMTVGLALIGVAGDLGSTAFLYSVLPICVIGFSFIAPSLQSLLSRLVSNDQQGGVLGVGQSLSSLARILGPIAGLTIEKNFPTGPYWLGAVVMLAGGASFFSLKTEVQRLNASADTTSDEPTSSEAS from the coding sequence GTGTCTGCACCTCGAAAAGCTGGTCTGTTTCTCGTTTTTGTCACGGTCTTCATCGATCTCCTCGGATTCGGGATCGTGATGCCGCTGTTGCCACGATATGGCCGCCACTTTGATGCCGAAGGGTTCCCACTGGGGATGCTGATGGCGTCTTTCTCAGCGATGCAATTCCTGTTCGCGCCGATCTGGGGACGGATTTCTGACCGAATTGGTCGTCGTCCGGTGCTCATCGTGGGGCTTGTCGGGTCGACGGTCTCTTATGCGTTGTTCGGCCTAGCGACTTCGCTCGGGCGTGAGGGAACATTGCTGGGACTGAGTGCACTGACATGGCTGTTCCTCACCCGCATCGGAGCTGGAATCGCTGGAGCGACGATTTCGACAGCCCAGGCTTACATCGCGGACTGCACTGGTCCAAAAGATCGAGCGAAGGGGATGGCTCTGATTGGTGCAGCTTTCGGAATTGGCTTTACGTTCGGACCGCTCATCGGGGCAGCTTTCGTTTCGGCAGATCCTGTGGTCAATTTGACGTCCGAACAACTGAGGTTTGTCGAGAGCTATGACTTCGCAGAAGTTCCCAACGTAGACACTGTCGTTCAAGAAGTTCGAGAGATCGCCCCGTTGGGCAATGATGACGAAGCGCTGTTGCGGTCGGCCATTGAACATGATCCGACTCGGATTAATCCCGTTCCGAGTGCTGCGCCCGGATACGTGGCGGCAGTGTTGTCAGGATTGGCTCTGTTGTTTGCGGTGTTTCGATTACCGGAATCCCTCAATCCGGAGTCAAAACCTGCTTCGAGTCACTGGTTGGATGTGAAGCAGTTCCAAACACTGCTGAAGACGCGATCGGTGGCCGTTGTTCTGCTCGGAATTTTTCTTTCGACACTCGCACTGGCCCAATTCGAGAGTTCGCTGTCGTTGCTGACCCAACGACTTGGTGTCTCTCCACGGTACAACTTCTATGTGTTCGCTTACATTGGACTGATTCTGACCCTCAGTCAGGGAATTCTCGTCAGACGACTGGTTCCGAAGGTGGGCGAATACAAGATGGCATTGATCGGAGCTGTATTGATGACGGTCGGTCTGGCCCTGATTGGAGTGGCAGGCGATCTTGGCTCAACAGCTTTTCTGTATTCAGTCCTTCCGATCTGCGTGATCGGGTTCAGCTTCATTGCTCCGTCGCTACAGTCACTTCTTTCGCGGCTGGTCTCGAATGATCAGCAGGGAGGAGTCCTTGGGGTTGGCCAGAGCCTGTCATCGCTCGCGAGAATTTTGGGGCCGATTGCCGGATTAACGATCGAGAAAAACTTTCCCACCGGACCATATTGGTTGGGAGCTGTTGTGATGCTCGCAGGTGGGGCTTCCTTCTTCTCACTCAAGACAGAAGTTCAGCGATTGAACGCCTCGGCCGACACGACTTCTGATGAGCCAACTTCGTCGGAAGCAAGTTGA
- a CDS encoding glycosyltransferase, with the protein MDVIDRNVICMKWGRKYDATYVNKLHSMVSRHLTLPHRFICFTDNDEGFHPDIEVLPMPEQDLTKGTKTGAWNKVYNFRPELGDLRGQALFLDLDVIILQNIDSFFEIPGSFCVIREWDKSSQGTGNTSVYRFDIGAHTHVYENLIEHKAEICGKYRREQAYVTESIAAKSEITYWPVNWCRSFKRHCLPPWPLNWIQPPTIPDDAKILIFHGDPKPEDAIHGSRSKLRRIQATPALADHWR; encoded by the coding sequence ATGGATGTCATTGACCGTAACGTCATTTGTATGAAATGGGGACGCAAGTACGACGCGACCTATGTGAACAAGCTTCACAGCATGGTCAGTCGCCACTTGACTCTGCCGCATCGCTTCATCTGTTTCACTGACAACGATGAAGGGTTTCATCCCGATATCGAAGTCCTCCCGATGCCTGAGCAAGATCTGACCAAGGGCACGAAAACCGGGGCATGGAACAAAGTCTACAACTTCCGCCCAGAACTCGGCGACCTGCGTGGGCAGGCTCTTTTCCTCGACCTTGATGTGATCATTCTCCAGAACATCGACTCCTTTTTTGAGATCCCCGGATCGTTCTGCGTGATTCGAGAATGGGATAAATCCTCCCAGGGAACCGGAAACACCTCGGTTTATCGGTTCGACATCGGTGCTCACACTCACGTCTACGAAAACCTGATCGAACACAAAGCCGAGATTTGCGGAAAGTACCGCCGCGAACAGGCTTACGTCACGGAGAGTATCGCAGCGAAAAGCGAGATCACCTATTGGCCCGTCAACTGGTGCCGAAGCTTTAAGAGACATTGCCTGCCTCCCTGGCCGCTGAACTGGATTCAGCCTCCAACGATTCCGGATGATGCCAAAATCCTGATTTTTCACGGGGACCCAAAACCCGAGGATGCCATTCACGGAAGCCGCTCCAAACTCCGTCGCATTCAAGCAACTCCGGCGCTCGCCGATCACTGGCGATAG
- a CDS encoding ELM1/GtrOC1 family putative glycosyltransferase: MESEAASSETTEFTIPCDSQARIIALHNGKIGNDTHVLAIASLIAEEIHGEVEVVDVKFRAPILAWGLRRALRFQFVERLMQHPRVWNWFWRIAFRGAFPLGRPPKLVCGTLGRGEIPNAVLTRYWKCHSVHIGRPCRVDSGEFSMVITPQGVNPEAGEVPLPVAPTQVSSKSLDEAGERFRQEVELPNRVWAMLVGGDGGGYRWSERDWERLADGINNVAAQFNIQWVLTTSRRTGSRAEAILQSRISPNSIAHAVWYAENPQRIMSAYLGASERVFATEESISMLSEAIVSQRPVYALTPDRAPQRTKAYTFAQHQSEQRRLIRLSTQEFAAAHSVKEDVTEFQTLREQWEETVLHHIRIRCPELFTVAADQRSENETHDKPPGISSAA; encoded by the coding sequence GTGGAATCAGAAGCCGCATCTTCTGAAACGACTGAATTCACGATCCCGTGCGATTCTCAAGCTCGAATTATTGCGCTGCACAACGGAAAGATCGGAAACGACACCCATGTCCTCGCGATCGCTTCGCTGATTGCTGAAGAGATTCACGGTGAGGTGGAAGTCGTTGACGTGAAATTTCGAGCTCCGATCCTGGCATGGGGGCTCAGGCGAGCCCTTCGGTTTCAGTTCGTCGAACGGCTGATGCAACATCCTCGAGTTTGGAACTGGTTCTGGCGAATCGCATTTCGCGGAGCATTTCCTCTCGGACGACCTCCAAAGCTGGTATGTGGAACTCTCGGCCGAGGCGAAATTCCAAACGCCGTACTGACCCGCTACTGGAAGTGCCACAGCGTTCACATCGGGCGTCCCTGCCGTGTCGATTCTGGCGAGTTTTCAATGGTGATTACTCCTCAGGGAGTGAACCCTGAAGCCGGTGAAGTTCCACTTCCGGTGGCACCGACACAAGTCAGCTCGAAATCACTTGATGAAGCTGGCGAACGTTTCCGACAGGAGGTCGAACTTCCGAACAGAGTCTGGGCGATGCTCGTCGGTGGCGACGGCGGTGGATACCGCTGGTCGGAGCGAGACTGGGAACGCCTCGCCGATGGAATCAACAACGTTGCCGCTCAATTCAACATTCAATGGGTTCTGACAACATCTCGAAGAACCGGCTCTCGTGCGGAAGCGATTCTGCAGTCTCGAATCTCACCCAATTCGATCGCTCACGCGGTTTGGTATGCTGAGAATCCTCAACGGATCATGAGTGCGTATCTGGGAGCATCAGAGCGAGTCTTCGCAACCGAAGAAAGCATCTCGATGTTGTCTGAAGCGATCGTTTCACAACGCCCGGTCTACGCACTGACTCCGGACCGGGCACCTCAACGCACAAAAGCCTATACATTCGCCCAACATCAGTCCGAGCAGCGCCGACTGATTCGTCTGAGCACCCAAGAATTCGCAGCCGCACATTCCGTGAAGGAAGACGTGACCGAATTCCAAACGCTGCGGGAACAATGGGAAGAAACGGTGCTGCATCACATACGAATTCGATGCCCAGAGTTGTTCACAGTCGCTGCCGATCAACGATCGGAAAATGAGACACACGACAAGCCCCCGGGTATCTCATCTGCTGCATGA
- a CDS encoding glycosyltransferase — protein MSETNRNVICMNWGTLYGASYVNRLYRMVQRHLTLPHNFYCFTNNDLDLDPGIKRLPLPADDLTEGTTTGAWNKVYNFRPELDGITGQCLFLDLDILIIDNINCFFEFGEGFCVIKEWTDPNQLIGNTSVYRFEAGGHAEVYEYFIENRQQIQSEFRREQAYVTGKLREIGPVTFWPQEWCVSYKHDCIAPWPWNWFQAPKIPSEAKIIAFHGRPKPEEAINGTWVKLRRVKAQPALKKHWI, from the coding sequence GTGAGCGAGACGAATCGAAATGTGATCTGCATGAACTGGGGCACTCTCTACGGTGCCAGCTATGTGAATCGCTTGTATCGCATGGTGCAGCGGCATCTCACACTCCCCCACAACTTCTACTGTTTCACCAACAACGATCTCGATCTCGATCCCGGAATCAAACGACTTCCCCTCCCCGCCGATGACCTGACCGAAGGTACAACCACCGGAGCGTGGAACAAAGTCTATAACTTCCGCCCCGAGCTCGACGGAATCACCGGCCAGTGTTTATTCCTCGACCTCGACATTCTGATCATCGACAACATCAACTGCTTCTTCGAATTCGGGGAAGGGTTCTGTGTGATCAAAGAATGGACCGACCCCAATCAACTGATCGGCAACACATCCGTCTACCGCTTCGAAGCGGGGGGACATGCTGAGGTCTACGAATACTTCATTGAGAATCGTCAGCAGATTCAAAGTGAATTCCGCCGCGAACAGGCTTACGTCACCGGCAAGCTCAGAGAAATTGGCCCCGTGACATTTTGGCCGCAAGAGTGGTGCGTCAGCTACAAACACGACTGCATTGCGCCATGGCCATGGAACTGGTTCCAAGCTCCGAAAATCCCCAGCGAGGCGAAGATCATCGCATTCCACGGAAGACCAAAACCGGAAGAAGCGATCAATGGAACCTGGGTGAAACTTCGTCGCGTCAAAGCTCAACCCGCGCTGAAGAAACACTGGATCTAG
- a CDS encoding NUDIX domain-containing protein → MVEEVFDVCDSDDNVIGQAPRSVVHAENLLHRAVHIWIWNTKRELLIQQRTALKDQYPHCLTSSASGHVDSGEDYLTAAVRELKEELQLSGQLEFLVKLPAGPETAYEHTVLYELVTDDPPIPDPNEIADLWFEAPGKLMERLQQTPDLLTPPFRELFQWWAEQNGMADRSE, encoded by the coding sequence ATGGTGGAAGAAGTCTTTGATGTCTGCGATTCGGATGACAACGTCATCGGGCAAGCTCCCCGTTCGGTCGTCCACGCGGAGAATCTTCTGCACCGTGCTGTTCACATCTGGATTTGGAACACAAAGCGTGAGTTGCTCATTCAGCAGCGGACCGCTCTCAAAGATCAGTATCCGCACTGTTTGACATCGTCCGCTTCAGGGCATGTCGACTCAGGTGAGGACTATCTGACAGCTGCTGTGCGGGAACTCAAAGAGGAACTGCAACTTTCCGGCCAGCTTGAGTTTCTCGTCAAACTCCCGGCAGGACCGGAGACCGCTTACGAACACACTGTGCTCTATGAACTGGTGACGGATGATCCTCCGATTCCCGATCCGAATGAAATCGCCGATCTGTGGTTCGAAGCTCCAGGCAAACTGATGGAGCGACTTCAGCAGACGCCAGACCTCTTGACCCCACCATTTCGAGAACTGTTTCAATGGTGGGCCGAACAGAACGGGATGGCGGATCGTTCCGAATGA